A window of Cetobacterium somerae ATCC BAA-474 genomic DNA:
TATTAAAAATAACTTAAAGACTTCCTTTAAAATAGAGTTAAATTGCGTTATTTTCTTGAAGTAAATTTTTAAAGAATTCAACACCGTGTATTAAAGCTTCATTTTCAAAATCAAATCGATTGTTATGAAGAGCACAAACATGTCCTTTTTCTTCATCTCTAATACCAACTAATGCCAATAATCCGGGAGTTCCATTTTGCGAATAAAAAGAGAAATCTTCAGATCCACTTAAAGAGATATCAGTAAAAACTTTTTTATCTTTTAAAGCTTTTAGAGCTTTTTCAAAAAGATTAGAATCGTTAACCACTGGTGGATAAAAAGGTTGAAATTTCATATCAATTTTTACATCAAAAGCTAGTTCAAACCCTTTATTAATATGCTCCATTCTTTCTTGGATAAAAGGTATTAAAGATATATTTTCAAGCCTAATAGTTCCAAGCATATTAACAGTTCCAGGAATAATATTTCTAACTGTACCAGCATGGAAAGCTCCAATTGTAAGTAAAAAATGCTCATAAGATGGTATATTTCTAGATTTAATTGATTGATAGGCTTCTACTAATTTAGCTCCAATTAGTATTGAATCAATACCTTTATGAGGTTGAGCACCATGACACCCTTTTCCAGTTAAAACAATATCTAAATTTATATTTTGAAGAGATACAAAACCAGATTTTACAGCGAACTCTCCAACTTTAATCTCAGGATATACATGTAAAGCGTATATAGCTTCTATATTTTTAGATTTGTAGTACTCATCAGCTACAATAAATCTAGCTCCACCAGCTCCCTCTTCACCAGCTTGAAATATAAAAACTAAAGATTTTTTTAATTTTGTTCCTTTAGATATTAAAAGTTTAATCTCCTGAATAAAAGTTAAAAGCATGGCTGTATGTCCATCATGCCCACATGCGTGCATCATACCTGGAGTTTTAGATTTAAAAGGATTAGTGCTTTCTTCAGTTAATGGCAAAGCATCAATATCAGCTCTAAAAGCGATACATTGATCACTTTCACCTGGAATAAAAGCAACAGTACTTGTTCCAACACAATGATACTCTATCTTTTCTTTATCTAAAACCTCTCTAATATACTCAGCAGTTTTAAATTCGTTTAATGCTATTTCTGGTATCGTGTGTAGATAGTTTCGATGAGTATTTAAATTATTTAACATATAATCACTCCCCTAGAATTGTTACTTAAATTAATACCATATTTTTTGTACTTTTGTCACATTTATTTTATCAATACTTTAGATACAAATAATATAATTGTGTTATCAGAACTCTTGAGGTACACTTGTCTAAATTAAATGATAGTAGGAGGGGAGTTAATGGGAAAAGTAAATGAAAGAAAAAAACATGGTATCTTAGATTGGATAGAAAAGGTTGGAAATAAAATTCCACATCCATTTATGCTTTTTTTCTTTTTAAGTGTTTTTATTATTTTACTATCTTGGGGATTAAATTATTTAGACGTTGGTGTAATAGACCCTGTTAAAAATGAAGTTGTAAAAGTAAAAAATTTACTTTCTAGTGAGGGTATAAATTTTATGTTACAAAATACAATAAAGAATTTTACAGGATTTTCACCTCTAGGTTTAGTTTTAGTTATGACTTTGGGAATTGGATTAGCTGAGCATGTTGGTTTAGTATCAGCTTTTATGAGAAATACTATTCTTAATAGTTCTCCAAAGGTTATTACGTTTATGATTATGTTAATTGGTATTTGTGGAAATATAGCATCAGATGCAGCTATTGTTGTAGTTCCTGTAATATCAGCTTTTATATTCTGCTCTTTAGGAAAGCATCCTCTAGCTGGAATAGCTGTAGGTTATGCTGCAACAACAGCTGGTTTTAGTGCAAATCTAATTGTAGCAGGAACAGATGCTCTATTAGCTGGAATTTCAACAGAAGCTATGAAAATTGTAAATCCAAATATAACTGTTTCAGTTGTGGATAACTGGTATTTTATGGGAGTATCTACATTTTTATTAGCAATAGTAGGAACAGTTGTAACTGAGAAAATTATAGAACCTAGATTAGGAAAATATACAGGTAAAAAGATAATTGAAAGAGAGGCAGTTAATCAAGTAGAAAAAAAAGCACTAAAAAAAGCAGGAATCTATGTGAGTATGTATATTCTGTTTTTAGTAGCAATTGTTTATCCTAAAAATAGTTTTTTAAGAAATCCAACAACAGGTTCTCTTTTAAATTCACCACTATTAAATGCAATAATTCCACTATTATTGATACTTTTTCTAATAGCAGGAATAACTTATGGAAAGGGCGTTGGAAAGATAAAAGATATGTCAGATATTCCTAAATACATGACTTTAGGAATAAAAGATATGTCTAGTTATATTGTTTTAGTTTTTATGATTGGTCAATTTATAGCATATTTTAACTGGAGTAAACTTGGATTTGTTTTAGCTGTAGAGGGTGCAGATTTACTAAAAAATCTTAACTTAAGAGGAATACCTTTATTTGTGATGTTTATATTACTTTCGGCATTTATAAATCTTTTTATTGGAAGTGGATCAGCTAAATGGGCTTTATTAGCTCCAATATTTATACCTATGTTTTATATGTTAGGTTATAATCCTGCTTTAACTCAGATGCTTTATAGAATAGGTGACTCTACAACTAATGTAATATCACCTCTATTTCCATATATGCCAATAGTTCTTGGTTTAGCTCAGGAGTATGAAGAGGACTCAGGAGTAGGAACTGTGATATCTTTGATGCTTCCATATACTATAGCTATGTTAAT
This region includes:
- a CDS encoding M20 metallopeptidase family protein; the encoded protein is MLNNLNTHRNYLHTIPEIALNEFKTAEYIREVLDKEKIEYHCVGTSTVAFIPGESDQCIAFRADIDALPLTEESTNPFKSKTPGMMHACGHDGHTAMLLTFIQEIKLLISKGTKLKKSLVFIFQAGEEGAGGARFIVADEYYKSKNIEAIYALHVYPEIKVGEFAVKSGFVSLQNINLDIVLTGKGCHGAQPHKGIDSILIGAKLVEAYQSIKSRNIPSYEHFLLTIGAFHAGTVRNIIPGTVNMLGTIRLENISLIPFIQERMEHINKGFELAFDVKIDMKFQPFYPPVVNDSNLFEKALKALKDKKVFTDISLSGSEDFSFYSQNGTPGLLALVGIRDEEKGHVCALHNNRFDFENEALIHGVEFFKNLLQENNAI
- a CDS encoding AbgT family transporter, translated to MGKVNERKKHGILDWIEKVGNKIPHPFMLFFFLSVFIILLSWGLNYLDVGVIDPVKNEVVKVKNLLSSEGINFMLQNTIKNFTGFSPLGLVLVMTLGIGLAEHVGLVSAFMRNTILNSSPKVITFMIMLIGICGNIASDAAIVVVPVISAFIFCSLGKHPLAGIAVGYAATTAGFSANLIVAGTDALLAGISTEAMKIVNPNITVSVVDNWYFMGVSTFLLAIVGTVVTEKIIEPRLGKYTGKKIIEREAVNQVEKKALKKAGIYVSMYILFLVAIVYPKNSFLRNPTTGSLLNSPLLNAIIPLLLILFLIAGITYGKGVGKIKDMSDIPKYMTLGIKDMSSYIVLVFMIGQFIAYFNWSKLGFVLAVEGADLLKNLNLRGIPLFVMFILLSAFINLFIGSGSAKWALLAPIFIPMFYMLGYNPALTQMLYRIGDSTTNVISPLFPYMPIVLGLAQEYEEDSGVGTVISLMLPYTIAMLIMWIIMAIIWIYLGIPLGPGAPIDI